The following DNA comes from Planctomycetota bacterium.
CTATGATTGCCCGAAGACCAAGCGCGTCTTCGAGATCGCCTGTCAGGCCATTGCGCGCAAGGGCCTCGAGCAGGTATCCATTCCCAACGATATGAACGCCCTCGCCCTCCTCGCTTCGGGGCGGCCCGAGTACCGGCAGATCGTGACCGATTACGCGCGCAAGGTGGCCGCCCATCAGCCCGGCGGCCACGTCACCTGGGGCTACGCCTACGCCACACTGTTCCTGGCCGAGTACGCCCTGGCCACGCGCGATGAGACCGTGATGGGGGGGCTGCGGCGCCTGTCGCTCGACATCGCGCGCGGCCAGAGCGGCGTGGGCACCTGGGGCCACGCCTTCGCGCGCCCCGACGGCATCCTCAACGGCTACGGCGCGATGAACCAGCCGGGCATCGTGCTCACCATCGCCATGGCCCTCTCCCGCGAGGCCGGCGTGAAGGACCCCGTGCTCGACGGCGCAATCGCCAAGGCCGCGGCATTCCTGCGCTGGTACGTGAACAAGGGCGCCATCCCCTACGGCGACCACGACCCGTGGCCCTGGCACGACGACAACGGCAAGTGCTCGAGCGCGGCCGTCCTCTTCGACCTCCTGGGCGACCGCGAGGCCGCCACGTTCTTCGCCAAGATGGCCCTGGCGGCCCACGCCGAGCGCGAGAGCGGCCATACGGGCAACTTCTTCAACGTGCTCTGGGCGCTGCCGGGTGTCTCGCGCGCCGGCCCTGCCGCCACGGCTGCCTACCTCAAAGAGCAGGTCTGGTACTACGACCTGGCGCGCGGCTGGGAGGGCACCGTTCTCTACCCAGGAGTGCCGGCCAACTGGGGCGGCCACAGCTACGGCGGGTGGGACTGCACGGGCGCCTTCCTCCTCGGTTACGCTCTGCCGCTCAGGAGCCTCTACCTCACGGGCAGGAAACCCAGCGTCGTGCCCGCGCTCTCGGCCGCCGAGGCGAGGGCAGTGATTGACGCGGGGCGCGACTTCACCTATTGGACGCAACACAACTGCTACGACGGTCGCGACACCGAGGCGCTCTTCGCCGGGCTTGCCAGTTGGTCGCCCGCCGTGCGCAAGCGCTCGGCCCAGGCGCTCGGCCGCCGAGAGGGCGACTTCGTGCCGCGCCTCCTCAAGCTCCTGACCAGCAAAGACATGAATGCGCGCTACGGCGCCGTGGAGGCGCTGGGCCTCCTTGGCCCGCGGGCCGATGCCGCAGGAGCCCAGGTGCTCGCTCTGCTGCGCGAGAGCGACCCTTGGCTCCTTTGCCTCGCAGCCGAGACCCTCGCCCGCATGGGACCGGAGGTCCGGAAAGCCGCCGTGCCCGAGTTGCTCCGCCTCTCGGTGCGCGACAACCCCGCCGACCCGCGCCGCCACGTGCAGCGCGCCGTGAGCGTGGCGCTCTTCTCCCCCATGCCCGGCAAGCGCGAGCCGAGGAGCATCCTCGCGGAATCGCTCGACGGGGTGGACCGCGCCCTGCTCTACCCCGCCGTGCGAAGCATCCTCGAGAACGAGGACGGCGCCACCCGCAGCCTCCTGGGCCGCCTGTACGGGAAGCTCGACGACCGCGACATCGCGGTCCTCCTGCCCGCCATCGTCAAAGCCATTCGGGAGCCCTCGCCGAGCGACGAGATGTTCGCCGATAGCATTCGCCTCGCCGGTCTCGACCTTCTCTCGCGGCTCCGCATTCGCGAGGGGATGGCCCTGTGCGTGGACCTGATGGAGCCGAACCGTTGGGGCCAGAACGACCGCATCCCGCGGTGCTGCGACCTGCTCGCCCGCTACGGCGCCCACGCGAAATCGCTCATTCCCAAGCTCAAAGAGGTCCGCGACTCCGTCGTCGCCCGCAACCGGCGCGAGGCCGAGAAGAACCCGGTCGTCCTCGCTCTCGACAAGGCCATCGCCAGGATCGAGGCCAACCAGAAGCCGCCGTCGCTCCTCGACCTCAAGGACTTCCGCCCCTCGGCGCCGCCGGCCAACTAGCCGCGCCCCATGCCTCCGGAGCGAAAAGCCGCCTCGGCCATTGACACGCAACGCGGAGCGTGTTAGCATCAGCCGTCAGCAGACGGCGTGCGTGGGCGCCGTGCGGGACGAGAGAGGGGGTTCACTCACAACATAGCCGTGACCGGGACTTGCGTCGGCCCACCGCGGCGCCGCGCCGTGGTGCCTTGTGACCCGACGCCAGTGGCTCTGAGGGTTCTCTTCTCATGGAAAGGAGGCCGTTATGGGCATTGGGAGAGCCTTGCGCCCGCGGGCCGGGCGGAGGGCGCTGGGCGCGGCATTGCTCGCCGCCGCCTGCCTGAGCGTACCCGCCGCCGAGGCGGCGGCCAGGCCGGGCATCCCCCTGGGGGACCACGGCGCCGCCAAGATGGAGTTCCAGCTCCAGGAGCTGGCCAAGCTTCTGCCGGAGACCGACGTCGCGCATGCACCCGCCGGGCTGGACCCCGTGATCTGGGAGGCCTTCGTGCCGAAGGACAACGAGATGAGCGCCCGGCGCGTGGCGCTGGGCCGCAAGCTGTACTTCGACACGCGCCTCTCCAAAGATGGAACGGTCGCGTGTGCGACCTGCCACGACGTGACCCGCGGGTTCACCGACCAGCTCAAGGTCTCTGAGGGCGTCGGCAACCAGCTCGGGCAACGCAACGCCCCCACCGTGCTCAACACCGTCTTGCTCCAGGTGGCCTTCCTCGACGGGCGCTCCCCCACCCTCGACCACCAGGCCACCCAGCCCATCATCAACCCCATCGAGATGGGCATGCCGGACGCCGCGGCCGCCGTCAAGGCCATCAGCGGGGACCCCGACTACCAGAAGGCGTTCAAGGAGGCCTACGGCCGCGACGTGAACTTCGAGGACATCGGCCGCGCCATCGCCGCCTTCGAGCGGACCTTGGTCTTCCTGGACTCCCCCTTCCGCCGATTCCTCGAGGGCGACGAGAACGCCATTTCGGCTGACGCACACGCCGGCTGGGACCTTTTCAACGGCAAAGCGCGCTGCGTCACCTGCCACCACATGAGCCCCGGCAACCCCCTGGGCACCGATAACCGCTTCCACAATATCGGCGTCTCCGCGCGGCACCAGGACTTCGAGTCGCTGGCCGCCCAGGCGCTCAAGCTCCTCAAGGCCGACCCGTCGGAGAAGAAGCTCGACGAGCTGGCCCTCAGCACGCCGATGAGCGAACTCGGCCGGTTCATGGTCACGAAGAACCGGGCCGACATCGGAGCCTTCCGCACCTCCATCCTGCTCAATGTCGCCATCACCCCGCCCTACATGCACGATGGTTCGCTGCCCACGTTGTGGGACGTGATGGACCACTACAACAAGGGGGGCGAGGCCAACCTGTTCCTGGACGGCGGCATGGAGCCGCTCGCCCTCACCGAGGCCGAGATCGATCAACTCGTGGCGTTCATGTTCAGCCTCACCGATAGCCGGTTTGCGGCCGAGAACGAGCGCCAACTCGTCGCCCAGCGCAACGCGGCGGCCCGAGTGCGCGCCTTCCGCGACGACAGGATCGCGCAGCGAAAGAAGCTGGCCTTCGAGGACCGGATCAAAGACGCCACGCGGCGCTCGAAGTGAGGAGAAAGCCACCATGAAACCCAAGCACCCAAGTGTCGAGACCCGATACATGGAGGCGCGCCAGGGGTTCTTCGCCTCGCTGCGGAACCTGGACCGCCGCTCGTTCCTCAAGGTGTCGGCGGCCTCCGCCGCGGCCGCCGCGGCGCATGGCCTCGTGCCGCCGGCCTCGTTCGCCCCGGTGAGCGTGGCCCACGGCGCCCCGGACGCCAAGGATACCCCCGCCTTCCGCTTCGCCTACATCTCCGATTCCCACCTGTACTCGAAGGACCTCAACGACCGCTTCGCGCGCGCTCTGATGCGCGCCGTGGACGATGTGAACAACCTCGACCCCCAGCCCGACTTCGTCTTCTACGGCGGGGACCTGGCCCAGCTCGGCCAGGCGCATGAGCTGGACCTGGGCGCGCAGATCCTCAAGAACCTCAAGGCGCCCCTGAAGATCATGGTCGGCGAGCATGACTGGTATCTCGACATGGGGGCCCGATGGCGCGAGCTCTTCGGCGAGCCCACCTACTCGTTCGACCACAAGGGCGTGCACTTCGTCGTGCTGATGAGCGTGGTGGAGGCGGACTTCTGGACCCGGCGCGGCATGACCCCCATGGAGCGCATGATGACCGTGGCCGGCCTCGACAACGGGGTGCAGAGCCCCTTCACGGTCGGCCCCGAGCAGCGCGCCTGGCTCCAGAAGGACCTCGAGAAGCTGCCCAACAGCGCCCCTCTCATCGTCTTCTCCCACTCGCCCCTCTACAAGCTCTACAAGAACTGGAACTTCTGGACCGATGACGCCGACGAGGTGCAGGCGATCCTCAAGCGCTTCGACCGCGTGGTGGTCATCCACGGCCACACGCATCAGCTCCTCACCAACCGGATCGGCAACATCCACTTCCACGGCCTGCTCTCCACCGCCTGGCCGTGGCCCTATGCGCCCCAGGGCATGCCCGAGCTGACCATCCAGATGAGCCGGCCCGACCCGTTCAACCCCAACGACGGCTGCGGCGACGGCGAAGTGCTCGTCCACCCCGACGGGCTGGTGGACAAGGTGTACGCCCTCTGGAACCGCAACCCGATCACCGTCGCGAAAGGCTACACGGCCAGTTGGGGCAAGGAATGCGTCCCCCCCAAACCGAATCGCCCGAGCTTCTGAGCCGCCAACCGCACCGCCATTGGAGGATTCCGCGATGTCTTTCGCCTCGAAGGCAACCGTGGCCATCATCGCCTGCGCGGTAGCCGTGGGGCTCATCCTGGGCTGCACCCACGCGATGAGCCCGAAGCCTGCCAGCGCCCC
Coding sequences within:
- a CDS encoding metallophosphoesterase translates to MKPKHPSVETRYMEARQGFFASLRNLDRRSFLKVSAASAAAAAAHGLVPPASFAPVSVAHGAPDAKDTPAFRFAYISDSHLYSKDLNDRFARALMRAVDDVNNLDPQPDFVFYGGDLAQLGQAHELDLGAQILKNLKAPLKIMVGEHDWYLDMGARWRELFGEPTYSFDHKGVHFVVLMSVVEADFWTRRGMTPMERMMTVAGLDNGVQSPFTVGPEQRAWLQKDLEKLPNSAPLIVFSHSPLYKLYKNWNFWTDDADEVQAILKRFDRVVVIHGHTHQLLTNRIGNIHFHGLLSTAWPWPYAPQGMPELTIQMSRPDPFNPNDGCGDGEVLVHPDGLVDKVYALWNRNPITVAKGYTASWGKECVPPKPNRPSF
- a CDS encoding cytochrome c peroxidase, giving the protein MGIGRALRPRAGRRALGAALLAAACLSVPAAEAAARPGIPLGDHGAAKMEFQLQELAKLLPETDVAHAPAGLDPVIWEAFVPKDNEMSARRVALGRKLYFDTRLSKDGTVACATCHDVTRGFTDQLKVSEGVGNQLGQRNAPTVLNTVLLQVAFLDGRSPTLDHQATQPIINPIEMGMPDAAAAVKAISGDPDYQKAFKEAYGRDVNFEDIGRAIAAFERTLVFLDSPFRRFLEGDENAISADAHAGWDLFNGKARCVTCHHMSPGNPLGTDNRFHNIGVSARHQDFESLAAQALKLLKADPSEKKLDELALSTPMSELGRFMVTKNRADIGAFRTSILLNVAITPPYMHDGSLPTLWDVMDHYNKGGEANLFLDGGMEPLALTEAEIDQLVAFMFSLTDSRFAAENERQLVAQRNAAARVRAFRDDRIAQRKKLAFEDRIKDATRRSK
- a CDS encoding DUF6288 domain-containing protein codes for the protein MTQLRPSWFLAAISACALLMAFGAEKPPVPDLTTGGEPDKTHDWTLGPTGARGWMWGWMGHTTDARQILITDVAKGSPADGVLAKGDVILGLGGKPFADDARIALARAITAAETERNGGVLRLVRWRGGRTENVELKLAVLGAYSDTAPYDCPKTKRVFEIACQAIARKGLEQVSIPNDMNALALLASGRPEYRQIVTDYARKVAAHQPGGHVTWGYAYATLFLAEYALATRDETVMGGLRRLSLDIARGQSGVGTWGHAFARPDGILNGYGAMNQPGIVLTIAMALSREAGVKDPVLDGAIAKAAAFLRWYVNKGAIPYGDHDPWPWHDDNGKCSSAAVLFDLLGDREAATFFAKMALAAHAERESGHTGNFFNVLWALPGVSRAGPAATAAYLKEQVWYYDLARGWEGTVLYPGVPANWGGHSYGGWDCTGAFLLGYALPLRSLYLTGRKPSVVPALSAAEARAVIDAGRDFTYWTQHNCYDGRDTEALFAGLASWSPAVRKRSAQALGRREGDFVPRLLKLLTSKDMNARYGAVEALGLLGPRADAAGAQVLALLRESDPWLLCLAAETLARMGPEVRKAAVPELLRLSVRDNPADPRRHVQRAVSVALFSPMPGKREPRSILAESLDGVDRALLYPAVRSILENEDGATRSLLGRLYGKLDDRDIAVLLPAIVKAIREPSPSDEMFADSIRLAGLDLLSRLRIREGMALCVDLMEPNRWGQNDRIPRCCDLLARYGAHAKSLIPKLKEVRDSVVARNRREAEKNPVVLALDKAIARIEANQKPPSLLDLKDFRPSAPPAN